One genomic window of Meleagris gallopavo isolate NT-WF06-2002-E0010 breed Aviagen turkey brand Nicholas breeding stock chromosome 22, Turkey_5.1, whole genome shotgun sequence includes the following:
- the SLC12A5 gene encoding solute carrier family 12 member 5, with amino-acid sequence MCPLVSLCVSPVCPRAVGLCAPWRGEHGQPQPLTTMGPFWGRGPTAGQGDGNPKESSPFINSTDLEKGKEYDGKNMALFEEEMDTSPMVSSLLSGLANYTNLPQGSREHEEAENNDGGKKKPVQAPRMGTFMGVYLPCLQNIFGVILFLRLTWVVGIAGIMESFCMVFLCCSCTMLTAISMSAIATNGVVPAGGSYYMISRSLGPEFGGAVGLCFYLGTTFAGAMYILGTIEILLAYIFPAMAIFKAEDASGEAAAMLNNMRVYGTCVLTCMATVVFVGVKYVNKFALVFLGCVILSILAIYAGVIKSAFDPPSFPICLLGNRTLSRHGFDLCTKVVVEGNETVGSKLWELFCTSRFLNATCDEYFTMNNVTEIEGIPGAASGLIQENLWSSYLTKGVIVEKRGLPSVSPPDTPVDMDQPYVFSDMTSYFTLLVGIYFPSVTGIMAGSNRSGDLRDAQKSIPTGTILAIATTSAVYISSVVLFGACIEGVVLRDKFGEAVNGNLVVGTLAWPSPWVIVIGSFFSTCGAGLQSLTGAPRLLQAISRDGIVPFLRVFGHGKANGEPTWALLLTACICEIGILIASLDEVAPILSMFFLMCYMFVNLACAVQTLLRTPNWRPRFRYYHWTLSFLGMSLCLALMFICSWYYALVAMLIAGLIYKYIEYRGAEKEWGDGIRGLSLSAARYALLRLEEGPPHTKNWRPQLLVLVRVDQEQNVVHPQLLSFTSQLKAGKGLTIVASVLEGTFLDNHPQAQRAEESIRRLMEAEKVKGFCQVVISSNLRDGMSHLIQSSGLGGLQHNTVLVGWPRSWRQKEDHQTWRNFIELVRETTAGHLALLVAKNVAMFPGNQERFSEGHIDVWWIVHDGGMLMLLPFLLRHHKVWRKCKMRIFTVAQMDDNSIQMKKDLTTFLYHLRITAEVEVVEMQESDISAYTYEKTLVMEQRSQILKQMHLTKNEREREIQSITDESRGSIRRKNPANTRLRLNVPDEPVGDGEEKPEEEVQLIHDKNTTTFSSSSQSPAEEAESGSEKVHLTWTKEKSVAEKNKSKSPVSPEGIKDFFNMKPEWENLNQSNVRRMHTAVKLNEVIVKKSQKAKLVLLNMPGPPRNRKGDENYMEFLEVLTERLDRVLLVRGGGREVITIYS; translated from the exons ATGTGTCCCCTTGTGTCCCTCTGCGTGTCCCCCGTGTGTCCCCGTGCAGTGGGGCTGTGTGCACCCTGGAGAGGAGAGCATGGACAACCCCAGCCCCTCACCACCATGGGACCGTTCTGGGGTCGGGGTCCCACAGCTGGCCAAG GCGATGGCAATCCCAAGGAGAGCAGTCCCTTCATCAACAGCACAGacctggagaaaggaaaagagtacGATGGCAAGAACATGGCCCTCTTCGAG GAGGAGATGGACACCAGCCCGATGGTCTCATCACTGCTGAGCGGGCTGGCCAACTACACCAACCTGCCGCAGGGCAGCCGGGAGCATGAGGAAGCTGAGAACAATGATGGGGGCAAGAAGAAGCCAGTGCAG GCTCCACGGATGGGCACCTTCATGGGTGTCTAcctgccctgcctgcagaaCATCTTTGGGGTCATCCTGTTCCTGCGCCTCACCTGGGTGGTGGGAATCGCTGGCATCATGGAATCTTTCTGCATGGTCTTCCTTTGCTGCTCCTGT ACGATGCTGACAGCTATTTCCATGAGTGCAATTGCCACCAACGGCGTGGTGCCAG CGGGCGGCTCCTACTACATGATCTCACGCTCCCTGGGCCCTGAGTttggtggggctgtggggctaTGCTTCTACCTGGGCACCACCTTTGCTGGTGCCATGTACATCCTGGGCACCATCGAGATCCTGCTG GCCTACATCTTCCCTGCCATGGCCATCTTCAAGGCAGAGGATGCCAGCGGGGAGGCGGCTGCGATGCTCAACAACATGCGTGTCTATGGCACCTGCGTCCTGACCTGCATGGCTACCGTGGTGTTCGTGGGGGTCAAATACGTCAATAAGTTTGCCCTGGTCTTCCTGGGCTGCGTCATCCTCTCCATCCTTGCCATCTACGCTGGTGTCATCAAGTCGGCCTTCGACCCACCGAGCTTCCC GATCTGCCTGCTGGGCAACAGGACCCTCTCACGGCACGGCTTTGACCTCTGCACCAAGGTGGTGGTGGAGGGCAACGAAACAGTGGGCTCCAAGCTCTGGGAGCTCTTCTGCACCTCCCGCTTCCTCAACGCCACCTGTGATGAGTATTTCACCATGAACAATGTGACTGAGATTGAGGGCATCCCTGGAGCTGCCAGCGGCCTCATCCAAG AGAACCTCTGGAGCTCCTACCTGACCAAGGGTGTGATCGTGGAGAAGAGGGGGCTGCCTTCTGTCAGCCCCCCGGACACCCCTGTGGACATGGACCAACCTTACGTCTTCAGTGATATGACCTCCTACTTCACGCTGCTCGTGGGCATCTACTTCCCCTCTGTCACAG GCATCATGGCTGGCTCCAATCGCTCTGGGGACCTGCGGGATGCACAGAAGTCCATCCCCACAGGCACCATCCTGGCCATTGCCACTACCTCTGCAGTCT ACATCAGCTCCGTCGTGCTCTTTGGGGCATGCATCGAGGGTGTTGTTCTGCGTGACAA GTTTGGTGAAGCCGTCAATGGGAACCTGGTGGTGGGCACCCTGGCGTGGCCGTCCCCGTGGGTCATCGTTATCGGCTCCTTCTTCTCCACGTGTGGAGCCGGGCTGCAGAGCCTCACCGGCGCCCCGCGCCTCCTGCAAGccatctccagggacgggatCGTGCCCTTCCTCAGG gtCTTTGGCCACGGCAAAGCCAACGGGGAGCCCACATGGGCTCTGCTGCTCACCGCCTGCATCTGCGAGATTGGGATCCTGATCGCATCCCTGGACGAGGTGGCTCCCATCCTCTCCAT GTTCTTCCTCATGTGCTACATGTTTGTCAACCTGGCCTGTGCCGTGCAGACGCTGCTGCGGACGCCCAACTGGCGGCCCCGTTTCCGCTACTACCATTG GACCCTCTCCTTCCTGGGTATGAGCCTGTGCCTGGCACTGATGTTCATCTGCTCCTGGTACTACGCGCTCGTCGCCATGCTGATTGCTGGCCTCATCTACAAGTACATCGAATACCGCGG ggcgGAGAAGGAATGGGGTGATGGGATCCGGGGGCTGTCGCTGAGTGCCGCCCGTTACGCACTGCTGCGGCTGGAGGAGGGTCCCCCCCACACCAAGAACTGGAG GCCCCAGCTGCTGGTTCTGGTCCGTGTGGATCAGGAGCAGAACGTGGTGCACCCACAGCTCCTGTCCTTCACTTCACAGCTCAAAGCAGGCAAGGGCCTCACCATTGTGGCCTCtgtgctggaagggaccttccTGGACAACCACCCGCAGGCGCAGAGAGCCGAGGAG TCCATCCGCCGCCTGATGGAAGCGGAGAAGGTGAAGGGTTTCTGCCAGGTGGTGATCTCCTCCAACCTGCGGGACGGCATGTCACACCTCATCCAGTCCAGTGGGCTGGGCGGGCTGCAGCACAACACGGTGCTGGTGGGCTGGCCCCGCAGCTGGCGCCAGAAGGAGGACCACCAGACCTGGAGGAACTTCATCG AGCTGGTGCGGGAGACCACGGCTGGGCACCTGGCCTTGCTGGTGGCCAAGAACGTGGCCATGTTCCCGGGCAACCAGGAGCGCTTCTCGGAGGGCCACATCGATGTCTGGTGGATCGTGCACGATGGAGGGATGCTCATGCTGCTGCCCTTCCTCCTGCGGCACCACAAG GTCTGGCGCAAGTGCAAGATGCGTATCTTCACGGTGGCTCAGATGGATGACAACAGCATCCAGATGAAGAAGGACCTGACGACATTCCTGTACCACCTGCGCATCACGGCGGaggtggaggtggtggagaTG CAAGAGAGCGACATCTCAGCCTACACCTACGAGAAGACGCTGGTGATGGAGCAGCGCTCCCAGATCCTCAAGCAAATGCACCTCACCAAGAACGAGCGGGAGCGGGAG ATCCAGAGCATCACGGATGAGTCCCGCGGCTCCATCCGGCGCAAGAACCCGGCCAACACGCGCCTGCGCCTCAACGTCCCCGACGAGCCGGTGGGCGACGGCGAGGAGAAGCCCGAGGAAGAG gTCCAGCTCATCCATGACAAAAACACCACCaccttctccagcagctcccagtcCCCAGCTGAGGAGGCAGAGTCGGGTTCTGAGAAGGTGCATCTCACCTGGACCAAGGAGAAGTCCGTGGCCGAGAAGAACAAGAGCAAGAGCCCTGTCAGCCCCGAGGGCATCAAGGACTTCTTCAACATGAAGCC GGAGTGGGAGAACCT GAACCAGTCCAACGTGCGGAGGATGCACACGGCTGTGAAGCTCAACGAGGTGATTGTGAAGAAGTCCCAGAAGGCCAAGCTGGTCCTGCTCAACATGCCAGGGCCGCCCCGCAACCGGAAAGGGGATGAAAACT ACATGGAGTTCCTGGAGGTGCTGACAGAGCGCCTGGACCGAGTGCTGCTGGTGCGTGGCGGGGGCCGGGAGGTCATCACCATCTACTCCTGA